In Triticum aestivum cultivar Chinese Spring chromosome 5B, IWGSC CS RefSeq v2.1, whole genome shotgun sequence, the following proteins share a genomic window:
- the LOC123114751 gene encoding ER membrane protein complex subunit 8/9 homolog: MGLFFSRKKEKNPHPPGSPTTQTLSHPTPSSPPPDAISPPPRSRTLAAAIHPSSRARARSPPPRPPLQAAYVKLALHALKHPAAAVNGLLVGRLADPAASPVVVSVADAVSLSHQPHHLPLLPTLELALTLVEDHFQAQVLAVVGYYHTNARRDDADLPAIAKRVGDHIFRYFPRTAVLLVDVVLSYVSPVLSGYGGAEISLGC, translated from the exons atgggCTTATTTTTTTCCAG aaagaaagaaaagaacccCCACCCTCCGGGCAGCCCAACCACCCAAACCCTATCCCATCCCActccatcgtcgccgcccccgGATGCAATCTCGCCGCCGCCACGCTCGCGCACGCTCGCCGCCGCCATCCATCCATCCTCTCGAGCTCGCGCACGCTCGCCGCCGCCACGTCCGCCGCTGCAGGCGGCGTACGTGAAGCTCGCGCTGCACGCGCTCAAGCACCCGGCGGCGGCCGTCAACGGGCTCCTCGTCGGCCGCCTGGCGGACCCGGCCGCCTCCCCGGTCGTCGTCTCGGTCGCCGACGCCGTGTCGCTCTCCCACCAGCCGCACCACCTCCCGCTGCTCCCCACGCTCGAGCTCGCGCTCACCCTCGTCGAGGACCACTTCCAGGCGCAGGTCCTCGCCGTCGTCGGATACTACCACACCAACGCGCGCCGCGACGACGCCGACCTCCCCGCCATCGCCAAGCGCGTCGGGGACCACATCTTCCGCTACTTCCCCCGCACCGCCGTGCTGCTGGTCGATGTTGTGCTTTCCTATGTTTCCCCTGTCTTGAGCGGTTATGGGGGTGCGGAGATCTCGCTTGGGTGCTGA